In a single window of the Penaeus monodon isolate SGIC_2016 chromosome 3, NSTDA_Pmon_1, whole genome shotgun sequence genome:
- the LOC119591900 gene encoding cytosolic iron-sulfur assembly component 2B-like, whose translation MAGTERLENVNPHIFAKAGERLASPTDWDDSVYDPFDSREIFDLIRNIRDPEHPLTLEELNVVEESQCEVSDVENFVMVHFTPTIPHCSMASLIGLSIRLKLLHALPARFKVDVRISPGTHASEHAINKQLNDKERVAAALENSHLLEVINKCLNPR comes from the exons ATGGCTGGAACAGAGAGGCTGGAGAACGTCAACCCCCACATCTTTGCTAAGGCTGGGGAGAGGCTAGCGAGCCCAACCGACTGGGACGATAGTGTGTACGATCCATTTGATTCCCGTGAGATCTTTGACTTAATCAGGAATATTCGTGACCCGGAGCATCCCCTGACCCTGGAGGAACTCAATGTG GTAGAGGAGAGTCAATGTGAAGTAAGTGATGTGGAGAACTTCgtgatggtacacttcacacccacAATCCCTCACTGCAGTATGGCTTCTCTCATTGGCCTCAGCATACGACTCAAACTTCTCCATGCATTGCCTGCAAG GTTTAAAGTAGATGTCCGCATTTCACCGGGAACCCACGCATCAGAACATGCCATCAACAAGCAGCTCAACGACAAGGAGCGTGTGGCTGCAGCTTTGGAAAACTCGCACCTCCTGGAAGTCATCAACAAGTGTTTGAATCCACGTTGA